One stretch of Brachyhypopomus gauderio isolate BG-103 chromosome 10, BGAUD_0.2, whole genome shotgun sequence DNA includes these proteins:
- the apba1b gene encoding amyloid-beta A4 precursor protein-binding family A member 1 isoform X4 has product MEVLEEAGTKAQPPQRSQQPKGTSVEGGRPRWRPCQLNSQEVQGNDHHHHPHLQQQSHHHQQQHHHYHQQSHHHQQQLGTGRAPPRRSKRHTPGHSQRKVSDSREGQSRPGPPPRPGPARYRRSGERSYQHRDRQQAKVGYGNIKLQQAHDVQETDRPSDTVSHEKSSHELLTPPLHEELTPSPNEVTEKDGGSPGLHCSSSTESSLHAHSEQTENLHTEKEEVEEGQACRDEREVDGSQKEEEEEQACHVESAAGLKCSVHAHSRRAGPIRVDVPPCAASPPHSRPVDHIHPRSFSGPLRGYSSEPKPCPAHFSSTGYAPVTTGQRPEFRSCTQSCEEPLSDVSPEAASESCLQPSSSSFPKPFRPTPAESHGEVHRAPLVGHNPERSEEQRSTEKVLSTSPSSRPMPQPGWQDQHRQQASIGSRLHCYDQQSGDEASCPERNSTRCEMRTSSSDCVDREPGEPRKACLDTSPGSDGGEALECGRLEAQTPALTLGLARPAGDAISLAIRDIKEAIEEVKTKALHSPYTPEPPAEPVWVMRRDMSPTEERPLQDVPHTPPQDSAPNCTTPSPDASVPLRAEPSRTQEVHKEVVTLGLSPAEELRRNLAAFPTYVDVAGPCDPEDLIDGIIFAASYLGSTQLLSERMPSKSGRMRQAQEAMSRVRAAQKKAQTRHKQVPDGEGPSSAYEVDLFLSIQRIKVLNADTQETVMDHPLRTISYIADIGNTVVLMARGKIVRSHSVQEQLGLVDSHLPSPTMDPHPQYRMVCHVFESEDAQLIAQSIGQAFSVAYQEFLRANGIDPDDLSQREYSDLLSTQDMYNDDLIHFSRSENCRDVHIEKQKGEILGMVIVESGWGSILPTVIIASLMHSGPAAKSGRLNIGDQIMTVNGTSLVGLPLSTCQSIIKGLKSQSRIKMNIVRCPPVTMVLVRRPELRYQLGFSVQNGIICSLMRGGIAERGGVRVGHRIIEINGQSVVATPHEKIVHILSNAIGEIHMKTMPAAVYRLLTAQEQPVYI; this is encoded by the exons ATGGAGGTGCTGGAGGAGGCGGGGACTAAAGCCCAGCCCCCTCAGCGTAGTCAGCAGCCCAAAGGAACGTCTGTAGAGGGAGGCCGGCCCAGGTGGAGGCCATGTCAGCTCAACAGCCAGGAGGTCCAGGGCAatgaccatcatcatcatccgcACCTGCAACAGCAGTCCCACCATCATCAACAGCAGCACCACCATTACCATCAGCAgtcccaccatcaccaacagCAGTTGGGGACAGGCCGTGCTCCACCACGCCGCAGCAAAAGACACACCCCTGGCCACAGTCAACGGAAGGTGAGTGACAGCAGGGAAGGTCAGTCACGGCCGGGCCCACCTCCCCGCCCAGGGCCGGCGAGGTATCGGCGGAGCGGTGAGAGAAGCTATCAGCACCGGGATAGGCAGCAAGCCAAAGTGGGTTATGGGAATATAAAATTGCAGCAGGCCCACGATGTCCAGGAGACCGATCGGCCCTCAGACACTGTATCCCATGAGAAGTCTTCACATGAGCTGCTGACCCCTCCCTTACACGAGGAGCTGACTCCCTCCCCAAATGAAGTGACAGAAAAGGATGGAGGCAGCCCAGGGTTACACTGTTCCTCCAGCACAGAGAGTAGCCTCCACGCGCACTCCGAGCAGACCGAGAACCTGCATACAGAgaaagaggaggtggaggagggccaGGCATGCAGAGATGAACGGGAGGTGGATGGGTCtcaaaaggaggaggaggaggagcaggcgtGCCATGTGGAAAGCGCTGCTGGTTTGAAATGTAGCGTTCATGCCCACAGCAGGAGGGCGGGGCCAATAAGAGTGGATGTGCCTCCATGTGCTGCGAGCCCTCCTCACTCACGTCCGGTTGATCATATCCATCCCCGGTCCTTCTCCGGACCTCTCAGGGGTTATAGCTCGGAGCCAAAACCGTGTCCTGCCCACTTTAGCTCGACTGGCTATGCACCCGTGACCACAGGGCAGAGGCCAGAGTTTCGATCTTGCACTCAGTCCTGTGAAGAACCTCTCTCAGATGTCAGTCCAGAAGCTGCCTCTGAATCCTGCTTGCAACCAAGTTCCAGTTCTTTCCCTAAACCCTTCCGGCCCACTCCAGCGGAATCGCATGGGGAGGTGCACCGGGCGCCCTTAGTTGGGCACAACCCTGAGCGCTCGGAGGAACAGCGGAGCACTGAAAAGGTGTTGTCCACGTCGCCCAGCAGCCGGCCTATGCCCCAGCCAGGTTGGCAAGACCAGCACAGACAACAGGCGTCCATCGGCTCCAGACTGCACTGCTATGATCAGCAGTCAGGTGACGAGGCCAGCTGCCCTGAGAGAAACAGCACTAGGTGTGAGATGCGCACCAGCTCCAGTGACTGTGTTGATCGGGAACCTGGGGAGCCCCGTAAGGCGTGTCTTGACACTTCCCCTGGCTCTGACGGAGGAGAGGCGCTGGAGTGTGGCCGTTTGGAAGCACAAACTCCAGCGCTGACTCTGGGCCTAGCCAGGCCTGCCGGGGATGCCATCTCTCTGGCCATACGAGACATCAAGGAGGCAATAGAGGAAGTGAAGACGAAGGCCTTGCATTCCCCCTATACTCCCGAACCCCCTGCGGAGCCTGTGTGGGTGATGAGGCGAGACATGAGCCCAACGGAGGAGCGGCCTCTGCAGGAtgtcccacacactccccctcaggATTCTGCTCCTAACTGCACA ACCCCAAGTCCAGATGCATCAGTCCCTCTAAGAGCAGAACCATCCAGAACACAGGAAGTCCACAAGGAAGTTGTCACTCTTGGTCTCTCGCCTGCTGAAGAG ctTAGAAGAAATTTGGCAGCCTTCCCTACATACGTTGATG TTGCAGGACCTTGTGATCCTGAAGATCTAATTGATGGCATAATCTTTGCTGCCAGTTACCTGGGATCCACCCAGCTGCTGTCAGAGCGCATGCCCTCAAAGAGTGGTCGCATGCGCCAGGCCCAGGAGGCCATGAGTCGTGTGAGG GCAGCACAGAAAAAGGCCCAAACCAGACACAAG CAGGTCCCGGATGGTGAAGGTCCTTCATCTGCCTATGAAGTGGACCTTTTCCTGTCAATCCAGAGGATTAAAGTGCTCAATGCTGACACACaa GAGACCGTGATGGACCATCCTCTGAGGACCATCTCATACATTGCTGACATCGGGAACACCGTGGTGCTCATGGCCCGGGGGAAGATAGTTCGCTCACACAGTGTCCAGGAGCAGCTCGGCTTGGTAGACTCACACTTGCCCAGTCCGACGATGGATCCGCACCCCCAGTACAGGATGGTCTGCCATGTGTTTGAGTCAGAGGAT GCTCAGCTGATAGCTCAGAGTATTGGCCAGGCCTTCAGTGTAGCATATCAGGAGTTCCTCAGGGCCAATGGAATCGACCCAGACGACCTGAGCCAGAGGGAGTACAGTGACCTCCTGAGCACTCAGGACATGTACAACGATGACCTCATCCACTTCTCCAGGTCTGAGAACTGCAGAGAC GTGCACATAGAAAAGCAGAAGGGAGAGATTCTCGGCATGGTCATCGTTGAGTCTGGCTGGGGTTCCATCTTGCCTACCGTCATCATCGCAAGCCTAATGCACTCTGGGCCGGCAGCAAAGTCAGGCCGGCTCAACATTGGAGATCAGATCATGACGGTGAATGGGACCAGTCTGGTGGGCCTGCCCCTCTCCACCTGCCAGAGCATCATTAAA GGGCTGAAATCTCAGTCCAGGATCAAGATGAACATTGTGAGATGTCCTCCCGTCACCATGGTCCTCGTCCGCAGACCAGAGCTGCGCTATCAGCTTGGCTTCAGTGTACAGAATGGCATT ATATGCAGTCTCATGAGAGGTGGCATAGCTGAGAGAGGTGGAGTCAGAGTGGGTCATCGCATCATTGAAATCAATGGACAGAGTGTTGTGGCCACACCTCATGAGAAGATTGTTCATATACTTTCCAATGCAATTGGAGAG ATCCACATGAAGACCATGCCCGCTGCTGTGTACCGCCTGCTGACCGCCCAGGAGCAGCCCGTCTATATTTGA
- the apba1b gene encoding amyloid-beta A4 precursor protein-binding family A member 1 isoform X5, with product MEVLEEAGTKAQPPQRSQQPKGTSVEGGRPRWRPCQLNSQEVQGNDHHHHPHLQQQSHHHQQQHHHYHQQSHHHQQQLGTGRAPPRRSKRHTPGHSQRKVSDSREGQSRPGPPPRPGPARYRRSGERSYQHRDRQQAKVGYGNIKLQQAHDVQETDRPSDTVSHEKSSHELLTPPLHEELTPSPNEVTEKDGGSPGLHCSSSTESSLHAHSEQTENLHTEKEEVEEGQACRDEREVDGSQKEEEEEQACHVESAAGLKCSVHAHSRRAGPIRVDVPPCAASPPHSRPVDHIHPRSFSGPLRGYSSEPKPCPAHFSSTGYAPVTTGQRPEFRSCTQSCEEPLSDVSPEAASESCLQPSSSSFPKPFRPTPAESHGEVHRAPLVGHNPERSEEQRSTEKVLSTSPSSRPMPQPGWQDQHRQQASIGSRLHCYDQQSGDEASCPERNSTRCEMRTSSSDCVDREPGEPRKACLDTSPGSDGGEALECGRLEAQTPALTLGLARPAGDAISLAIRDIKEAIEEVKTKALHSPYTPEPPAEPVWVMRRDMSPTEERPLQDVPHTPPQDSAPNCTTPSPDASVPLRAEPSRTQEVHKEVVTLGLSPAEELRRNLAAFPTYVDVAGPCDPEDLIDGIIFAASYLGSTQLLSERMPSKSGRMRQAQEAMSRVRAAQKKAQTRHKVPDGEGPSSAYEVDLFLSIQRIKVLNADTQETVMDHPLRTISYIADIGNTVVLMARGKIVRSHSVQEQLGLVDSHLPSPTMDPHPQYRMVCHVFESEDAQLIAQSIGQAFSVAYQEFLRANGIDPDDLSQREYSDLLSTQDMYNDDLIHFSRSENCRDVHIEKQKGEILGMVIVESGWGSILPTVIIASLMHSGPAAKSGRLNIGDQIMTVNGTSLVGLPLSTCQSIIKGLKSQSRIKMNIVRCPPVTMVLVRRPELRYQLGFSVQNGIICSLMRGGIAERGGVRVGHRIIEINGQSVVATPHEKIVHILSNAIGEIHMKTMPAAVYRLLTAQEQPVYI from the exons ATGGAGGTGCTGGAGGAGGCGGGGACTAAAGCCCAGCCCCCTCAGCGTAGTCAGCAGCCCAAAGGAACGTCTGTAGAGGGAGGCCGGCCCAGGTGGAGGCCATGTCAGCTCAACAGCCAGGAGGTCCAGGGCAatgaccatcatcatcatccgcACCTGCAACAGCAGTCCCACCATCATCAACAGCAGCACCACCATTACCATCAGCAgtcccaccatcaccaacagCAGTTGGGGACAGGCCGTGCTCCACCACGCCGCAGCAAAAGACACACCCCTGGCCACAGTCAACGGAAGGTGAGTGACAGCAGGGAAGGTCAGTCACGGCCGGGCCCACCTCCCCGCCCAGGGCCGGCGAGGTATCGGCGGAGCGGTGAGAGAAGCTATCAGCACCGGGATAGGCAGCAAGCCAAAGTGGGTTATGGGAATATAAAATTGCAGCAGGCCCACGATGTCCAGGAGACCGATCGGCCCTCAGACACTGTATCCCATGAGAAGTCTTCACATGAGCTGCTGACCCCTCCCTTACACGAGGAGCTGACTCCCTCCCCAAATGAAGTGACAGAAAAGGATGGAGGCAGCCCAGGGTTACACTGTTCCTCCAGCACAGAGAGTAGCCTCCACGCGCACTCCGAGCAGACCGAGAACCTGCATACAGAgaaagaggaggtggaggagggccaGGCATGCAGAGATGAACGGGAGGTGGATGGGTCtcaaaaggaggaggaggaggagcaggcgtGCCATGTGGAAAGCGCTGCTGGTTTGAAATGTAGCGTTCATGCCCACAGCAGGAGGGCGGGGCCAATAAGAGTGGATGTGCCTCCATGTGCTGCGAGCCCTCCTCACTCACGTCCGGTTGATCATATCCATCCCCGGTCCTTCTCCGGACCTCTCAGGGGTTATAGCTCGGAGCCAAAACCGTGTCCTGCCCACTTTAGCTCGACTGGCTATGCACCCGTGACCACAGGGCAGAGGCCAGAGTTTCGATCTTGCACTCAGTCCTGTGAAGAACCTCTCTCAGATGTCAGTCCAGAAGCTGCCTCTGAATCCTGCTTGCAACCAAGTTCCAGTTCTTTCCCTAAACCCTTCCGGCCCACTCCAGCGGAATCGCATGGGGAGGTGCACCGGGCGCCCTTAGTTGGGCACAACCCTGAGCGCTCGGAGGAACAGCGGAGCACTGAAAAGGTGTTGTCCACGTCGCCCAGCAGCCGGCCTATGCCCCAGCCAGGTTGGCAAGACCAGCACAGACAACAGGCGTCCATCGGCTCCAGACTGCACTGCTATGATCAGCAGTCAGGTGACGAGGCCAGCTGCCCTGAGAGAAACAGCACTAGGTGTGAGATGCGCACCAGCTCCAGTGACTGTGTTGATCGGGAACCTGGGGAGCCCCGTAAGGCGTGTCTTGACACTTCCCCTGGCTCTGACGGAGGAGAGGCGCTGGAGTGTGGCCGTTTGGAAGCACAAACTCCAGCGCTGACTCTGGGCCTAGCCAGGCCTGCCGGGGATGCCATCTCTCTGGCCATACGAGACATCAAGGAGGCAATAGAGGAAGTGAAGACGAAGGCCTTGCATTCCCCCTATACTCCCGAACCCCCTGCGGAGCCTGTGTGGGTGATGAGGCGAGACATGAGCCCAACGGAGGAGCGGCCTCTGCAGGAtgtcccacacactccccctcaggATTCTGCTCCTAACTGCACA ACCCCAAGTCCAGATGCATCAGTCCCTCTAAGAGCAGAACCATCCAGAACACAGGAAGTCCACAAGGAAGTTGTCACTCTTGGTCTCTCGCCTGCTGAAGAG ctTAGAAGAAATTTGGCAGCCTTCCCTACATACGTTGATG TTGCAGGACCTTGTGATCCTGAAGATCTAATTGATGGCATAATCTTTGCTGCCAGTTACCTGGGATCCACCCAGCTGCTGTCAGAGCGCATGCCCTCAAAGAGTGGTCGCATGCGCCAGGCCCAGGAGGCCATGAGTCGTGTGAGG GCAGCACAGAAAAAGGCCCAAACCAGACACAAG GTCCCGGATGGTGAAGGTCCTTCATCTGCCTATGAAGTGGACCTTTTCCTGTCAATCCAGAGGATTAAAGTGCTCAATGCTGACACACaa GAGACCGTGATGGACCATCCTCTGAGGACCATCTCATACATTGCTGACATCGGGAACACCGTGGTGCTCATGGCCCGGGGGAAGATAGTTCGCTCACACAGTGTCCAGGAGCAGCTCGGCTTGGTAGACTCACACTTGCCCAGTCCGACGATGGATCCGCACCCCCAGTACAGGATGGTCTGCCATGTGTTTGAGTCAGAGGAT GCTCAGCTGATAGCTCAGAGTATTGGCCAGGCCTTCAGTGTAGCATATCAGGAGTTCCTCAGGGCCAATGGAATCGACCCAGACGACCTGAGCCAGAGGGAGTACAGTGACCTCCTGAGCACTCAGGACATGTACAACGATGACCTCATCCACTTCTCCAGGTCTGAGAACTGCAGAGAC GTGCACATAGAAAAGCAGAAGGGAGAGATTCTCGGCATGGTCATCGTTGAGTCTGGCTGGGGTTCCATCTTGCCTACCGTCATCATCGCAAGCCTAATGCACTCTGGGCCGGCAGCAAAGTCAGGCCGGCTCAACATTGGAGATCAGATCATGACGGTGAATGGGACCAGTCTGGTGGGCCTGCCCCTCTCCACCTGCCAGAGCATCATTAAA GGGCTGAAATCTCAGTCCAGGATCAAGATGAACATTGTGAGATGTCCTCCCGTCACCATGGTCCTCGTCCGCAGACCAGAGCTGCGCTATCAGCTTGGCTTCAGTGTACAGAATGGCATT ATATGCAGTCTCATGAGAGGTGGCATAGCTGAGAGAGGTGGAGTCAGAGTGGGTCATCGCATCATTGAAATCAATGGACAGAGTGTTGTGGCCACACCTCATGAGAAGATTGTTCATATACTTTCCAATGCAATTGGAGAG ATCCACATGAAGACCATGCCCGCTGCTGTGTACCGCCTGCTGACCGCCCAGGAGCAGCCCGTCTATATTTGA
- the apba1b gene encoding amyloid-beta A4 precursor protein-binding family A member 1 isoform X6 gives MEVLEEAGTKAQPPQRSQQPKGTSVEGGRPRWRPCQLNSQEVQGNDHHHHPHLQQQSHHHQQQHHHYHQQSHHHQQQLGTGRAPPRRSKRHTPGHSQRKVSDSREGQSRPGPPPRPGPARYRRSGERSYQHRDRQQAKVGYGNIKLQQAHDVQETDRPSDTVSHEKSSHELLTPPLHEELTPSPNEVTEKDGGSPGLHCSSSTESSLHAHSEQTENLHTEKEEVEEGQACRDEREVDGSQKEEEEEQACHVESAAGLKCSVHAHSRRAGPIRVDVPPCAASPPHSRPVDHIHPRSFSGPLRGYSSEPKPCPAHFSSTGYAPVTTGQRPEFRSCTQSCEEPLSDVSPEAASESCLQPSSSSFPKPFRPTPAESHGEVHRAPLVGHNPERSEEQRSTEKVLSTSPSSRPMPQPGWQDQHRQQASIGSRLHCYDQQSGDEASCPERNSTRCEMRTSSSDCVDREPGEPRKACLDTSPGSDGGEALECGRLEAQTPALTLGLARPAGDAISLAIRDIKEAIEEVKTKALHSPYTPEPPAEPVWVMRRDMSPTEERPLQDVPHTPPQDSAPNCTTPSPDASVPLRAEPSRTQEVHKEVVTLGLSPAEELRRNLAAFPTYVDVAGPCDPEDLIDGIIFAASYLGSTQLLSERMPSKSGRMRQAQEAMSRVRQVPDGEGPSSAYEVDLFLSIQRIKVLNADTQVIVSIAAHQETVMDHPLRTISYIADIGNTVVLMARGKIVRSHSVQEQLGLVDSHLPSPTMDPHPQYRMVCHVFESEDAQLIAQSIGQAFSVAYQEFLRANGIDPDDLSQREYSDLLSTQDMYNDDLIHFSRSENCRDVHIEKQKGEILGMVIVESGWGSILPTVIIASLMHSGPAAKSGRLNIGDQIMTVNGTSLVGLPLSTCQSIIKGLKSQSRIKMNIVRCPPVTMVLVRRPELRYQLGFSVQNGIICSLMRGGIAERGGVRVGHRIIEINGQSVVATPHEKIVHILSNAIGEIHMKTMPAAVYRLLTAQEQPVYI, from the exons ATGGAGGTGCTGGAGGAGGCGGGGACTAAAGCCCAGCCCCCTCAGCGTAGTCAGCAGCCCAAAGGAACGTCTGTAGAGGGAGGCCGGCCCAGGTGGAGGCCATGTCAGCTCAACAGCCAGGAGGTCCAGGGCAatgaccatcatcatcatccgcACCTGCAACAGCAGTCCCACCATCATCAACAGCAGCACCACCATTACCATCAGCAgtcccaccatcaccaacagCAGTTGGGGACAGGCCGTGCTCCACCACGCCGCAGCAAAAGACACACCCCTGGCCACAGTCAACGGAAGGTGAGTGACAGCAGGGAAGGTCAGTCACGGCCGGGCCCACCTCCCCGCCCAGGGCCGGCGAGGTATCGGCGGAGCGGTGAGAGAAGCTATCAGCACCGGGATAGGCAGCAAGCCAAAGTGGGTTATGGGAATATAAAATTGCAGCAGGCCCACGATGTCCAGGAGACCGATCGGCCCTCAGACACTGTATCCCATGAGAAGTCTTCACATGAGCTGCTGACCCCTCCCTTACACGAGGAGCTGACTCCCTCCCCAAATGAAGTGACAGAAAAGGATGGAGGCAGCCCAGGGTTACACTGTTCCTCCAGCACAGAGAGTAGCCTCCACGCGCACTCCGAGCAGACCGAGAACCTGCATACAGAgaaagaggaggtggaggagggccaGGCATGCAGAGATGAACGGGAGGTGGATGGGTCtcaaaaggaggaggaggaggagcaggcgtGCCATGTGGAAAGCGCTGCTGGTTTGAAATGTAGCGTTCATGCCCACAGCAGGAGGGCGGGGCCAATAAGAGTGGATGTGCCTCCATGTGCTGCGAGCCCTCCTCACTCACGTCCGGTTGATCATATCCATCCCCGGTCCTTCTCCGGACCTCTCAGGGGTTATAGCTCGGAGCCAAAACCGTGTCCTGCCCACTTTAGCTCGACTGGCTATGCACCCGTGACCACAGGGCAGAGGCCAGAGTTTCGATCTTGCACTCAGTCCTGTGAAGAACCTCTCTCAGATGTCAGTCCAGAAGCTGCCTCTGAATCCTGCTTGCAACCAAGTTCCAGTTCTTTCCCTAAACCCTTCCGGCCCACTCCAGCGGAATCGCATGGGGAGGTGCACCGGGCGCCCTTAGTTGGGCACAACCCTGAGCGCTCGGAGGAACAGCGGAGCACTGAAAAGGTGTTGTCCACGTCGCCCAGCAGCCGGCCTATGCCCCAGCCAGGTTGGCAAGACCAGCACAGACAACAGGCGTCCATCGGCTCCAGACTGCACTGCTATGATCAGCAGTCAGGTGACGAGGCCAGCTGCCCTGAGAGAAACAGCACTAGGTGTGAGATGCGCACCAGCTCCAGTGACTGTGTTGATCGGGAACCTGGGGAGCCCCGTAAGGCGTGTCTTGACACTTCCCCTGGCTCTGACGGAGGAGAGGCGCTGGAGTGTGGCCGTTTGGAAGCACAAACTCCAGCGCTGACTCTGGGCCTAGCCAGGCCTGCCGGGGATGCCATCTCTCTGGCCATACGAGACATCAAGGAGGCAATAGAGGAAGTGAAGACGAAGGCCTTGCATTCCCCCTATACTCCCGAACCCCCTGCGGAGCCTGTGTGGGTGATGAGGCGAGACATGAGCCCAACGGAGGAGCGGCCTCTGCAGGAtgtcccacacactccccctcaggATTCTGCTCCTAACTGCACA ACCCCAAGTCCAGATGCATCAGTCCCTCTAAGAGCAGAACCATCCAGAACACAGGAAGTCCACAAGGAAGTTGTCACTCTTGGTCTCTCGCCTGCTGAAGAG ctTAGAAGAAATTTGGCAGCCTTCCCTACATACGTTGATG TTGCAGGACCTTGTGATCCTGAAGATCTAATTGATGGCATAATCTTTGCTGCCAGTTACCTGGGATCCACCCAGCTGCTGTCAGAGCGCATGCCCTCAAAGAGTGGTCGCATGCGCCAGGCCCAGGAGGCCATGAGTCGTGTGAGG CAGGTCCCGGATGGTGAAGGTCCTTCATCTGCCTATGAAGTGGACCTTTTCCTGTCAATCCAGAGGATTAAAGTGCTCAATGCTGACACACaa GTGATTGTGAGCATTGCTGCTCATCAGGAGACCGTGATGGACCATCCTCTGAGGACCATCTCATACATTGCTGACATCGGGAACACCGTGGTGCTCATGGCCCGGGGGAAGATAGTTCGCTCACACAGTGTCCAGGAGCAGCTCGGCTTGGTAGACTCACACTTGCCCAGTCCGACGATGGATCCGCACCCCCAGTACAGGATGGTCTGCCATGTGTTTGAGTCAGAGGAT GCTCAGCTGATAGCTCAGAGTATTGGCCAGGCCTTCAGTGTAGCATATCAGGAGTTCCTCAGGGCCAATGGAATCGACCCAGACGACCTGAGCCAGAGGGAGTACAGTGACCTCCTGAGCACTCAGGACATGTACAACGATGACCTCATCCACTTCTCCAGGTCTGAGAACTGCAGAGAC GTGCACATAGAAAAGCAGAAGGGAGAGATTCTCGGCATGGTCATCGTTGAGTCTGGCTGGGGTTCCATCTTGCCTACCGTCATCATCGCAAGCCTAATGCACTCTGGGCCGGCAGCAAAGTCAGGCCGGCTCAACATTGGAGATCAGATCATGACGGTGAATGGGACCAGTCTGGTGGGCCTGCCCCTCTCCACCTGCCAGAGCATCATTAAA GGGCTGAAATCTCAGTCCAGGATCAAGATGAACATTGTGAGATGTCCTCCCGTCACCATGGTCCTCGTCCGCAGACCAGAGCTGCGCTATCAGCTTGGCTTCAGTGTACAGAATGGCATT ATATGCAGTCTCATGAGAGGTGGCATAGCTGAGAGAGGTGGAGTCAGAGTGGGTCATCGCATCATTGAAATCAATGGACAGAGTGTTGTGGCCACACCTCATGAGAAGATTGTTCATATACTTTCCAATGCAATTGGAGAG ATCCACATGAAGACCATGCCCGCTGCTGTGTACCGCCTGCTGACCGCCCAGGAGCAGCCCGTCTATATTTGA